TGTCGCGGCGGGaggaagagaggaagaagaggaaggagaggaGTGAGAGGGAGAGGAAGAGGGAAAGAGAATAGACGAGAGTGGAGGAAGAGAACATCTCTCTGCAACAAACACAATTAGAAATTTTCGAGGAAGGAGATGATGGATGATTGAATGAATGAAGGAGAtgattgatttttaaaataaaaaaagggaaATGTGACGTCAGCAAGTAGGGACACGtggatgttttaaaatattttgggaaATTATTAGAGGACAAATCGACACAGTTATTGCTAATCTTGTTGCGTGGGCCTGTTTAAATATGTAAAGAGTTGATACGGTTTTTTCAGCAACcagatttttttaaacatatctcgatttattattattgatcTAATAATAGGGGATGGAGACAGGAACACATGTAAGAAGGAAAAGAACCTTCTTTCGAGAAGATTTGACTTTTTACTTTGTTATCCACTTGATTCATTATTGATCTCACAAGTCGCCATAATGTGTGAATAGAGAAATGAGTTGGATAGATTCTAGACTCACATGCTGTGTGACTCTCTTTAGGCCTGCCAAAATTGCGGACTCCAATTTGCTAATTCGAACCacatcttttgatttttttcattcatGTTTGGTTATAGGTTTTGAATGGACGTGAAAACACTTTAACCTACTGGTTAATATTTAAAAGCAAATTgtctatataatatttcttataaatgtaatgtcataataaatcagTTTTAAAAAAAGGTTTTGAATGAATCggtagaattttattttttttagttaaataaaatttttttaatcaaatttaaccgaaaatattcaattttaatcaAAACTACGTAATTAAGTCAAATTAAACGACAAAACTAACTGAATACTGAACTTTGTATTCAGTTCgataaaaatttaaagcaaACTAACCGAAAACCAACAAATTATTCGTTCAGTTCAACCTGCCAAAATTTTGTGTAATCAAAACTAATCGAAAACTAGATTAACCAACCAAACCCAACAAACCTTTGAACTCGCAGCCCTGATATGTGTGTTAGATTAGGTCTATCCACACCTTGTTTTATTTCAGTCATTTTTGTCCTCATCCTACCACAGATTCAGATATTTTTCCTCCTCACTTTTTGATtcccaaaacaaaattttttcttcaattattatTCTATTCATTCTCATGGCAGCTCTGACCACCTTCTACCACCCACTCTGCTCACCCCACAACCAGCGTACAATAAGACAAGCCCCAAGCAGACACAGCGTCAGATCTCTGACTGTGATGTCTTGTCGGAAGCAGAAATCACCGGAAGAGAGCGAAGGAGTGATCCAGAGAACAGTTTCAAAGATGATCTCAGCGGCTGAGAAGATGGGGAAGAATCTGAAGCCAGAGAAGAAAGGAGACATGAAGGATCTGATGCTTATGAGTCTTTCTTTTGcagtttatgtttatatatctcAACTAATGGTCTGTGCTTACTTCGCCTGGGCTCATGTCACCCTCCCCAATCCCTCATGGTAGTTTAGCTTAAGATATTGAATTATTGTAAATCTACCACATCATAAATAAGATCAAGAAGCTACATGTCTCTCAAATTCATTGCAACATAGAAGAATGAACAGTTTACCATTTATAGTTGAATTTGTTTAAGCTTTCATTACATTATTAATCTGCTTTAACTCTGTGACGTCCGAAGATCCGGCTGAAGAGGGACACCAACCATTGCCACAGCATTATCGACCAGTTACGGCTCTTTCCCTTGCCACCACTTTCTTCTCTCCCAACAAACATTCCTTTGTACATCTCTTTTTGCTTTTGGTACACAGCTTTCTCTTGCTCTGCAATGCCTCGTAGCTCTCTTCTAATTGCATTGTCGTCAGGAGCATACTTTTGAGCTTTTCGAAAATCTTCACGAGCTGAATCCATCTGTCCTAGCTCTGCCTTAGCCTTCCCTCTTCTGAACAGCGCTTTTgggtttttctcttcttctgtcAACACCTGACATGTTTTACATCTTtgattagagaaaaaaataatgataagtTCTTTCGATGAATATGCTATGATGAGTCTTACAATGTTGCAGTGACCAATTGCTTCATCGTATCGTTTAAGCTTGATCAAGCAAGCTGCCATGTTAAGGTGGCATGGGTTCTTAACCGCCAAAGCCATATCCTGGTACTTCCCATACAGCTGAAACATAAAATCATCCCCCATGTATGCAATGGCCTGAGACAGCAAAAACCATGATCAAAATCCGAAAGAAGAGACgatatttttgtcaaaaatcGCTCAGTAATTGTtcgaaagaaagagaaaagatcCATAACCATTTCATACTGTTGCATGGCCTCCTCCAGTTTATCCTCCTTAAACAGATTATTCCCATCCATTTTCCTTCTGTCTGCTGCACCAATCCTTTCCTCCACAGTCATATCACTGCGAGCCTTTCCCTGTACAATCCATCCACTTAAGCGTCAGCTGTAAGCAGGGAGCTTGGGATAAAACTTGGTTGTGGAGTTGTCAgcataaagaaaagaagaaactaCTCGTAATATTAAAGATAAGAACTTGCCTCCTTTGTTTCATCAAATCCAATAACTTCAACCTCATATAACAAGTCCGCCATAGGAGGAACATTGGGAAAAGAAAAGTTCCCATCTTTCCCATATCCCAGTTCCCAACCAATATGCAAGAGCGCACGCTCACCAGACTTCATGCTAGAAACACCGATGGCCAAACCCGCCAtttcttttttctctgtttCACAGACAACATTTCACTCCTTAGTACACAGCCAGTCTcgttaaaaaaatgtatagtaacgTTAACATGGCTATGAAGCAAAAACAGTGGAAATTCAATTTCTTTCCAACCAAATAATCATTTTCTCTGTATTCACATGAAACGCAAGCTGACTCAGATGCATCATCGAACGAGAAGGAAGGTAGAGTAGATAATGGATAGCAACATACCTTTTCCTAGAACCAATTCAATAGGTTGCTGCTCTTGCCATGTATCCTCAAATTTGTGCTGCGTGTGTTTGGTCCATGCCCTGTAGTGCACTATGACCCAAGACGAAATTGGTCAGATAGGTAGAACCACTCGAACAAAATGGCTAACCTTGTACTCAGAGGAATCCTTTCAAAGTAATTTCTTGCCAATTTACCAAAATTATACCACATTTCTTCTACATGAATAAACTCTTAATTCGAATTTCATATCAATGAAAACTAACAAAATTTCTGAACTCAGTCAAGAGACTTAACCACAAAGCGAAGAGTAAGTGCAGTAGAAAATAAGTAAGCCCGAAAGGGAAAGCAAAGGGTACTTAGTACTTACAGAAGCAAGTGGAGTACTTGGATGGTTTGGAACCGTGGCCTTCCTTTATGATCTGCTTACTGACTTTCTCATCCAGGACTTGGACTTCAGTATCAACATTAGGGGGAACACTACCGTCTTGAGAAGGCTCACCATGCACAACCGCGCTACCTTCAGTAACTATTTCGTTCTCTTGGTCTGAAAACCAAATGTGAAGTATGAATATATTCAGTAGTCATTATCAATACttgaacaaacaaaacaaaaataagattgTTCTCCAGCAGATCACAGTATGATAAATCCGTTTATCCCTCTAAACAAAGCATTTGTTGACTGTGGGGAcagaaaaaaaattccaatttttttaagagAGAAATGATTTACCAAGAGTTTGACTTTGAGTCTCCAGAGATTCATCCATTATTTACAATCCAAGTTTCGATCCTGCAGTAAAGGAAAAGAGTTATAATGATGGCAAGTCATCAAGAATTAAAGAATTAAAAGAGTTATAACTAAACTACTTAGAGATTCCagaaatattcctcggaattGAACTAGAGATAGGTGAAATGGTATTTGACTTGGAACAAAAGCTCATTTTGCAGCAATAATGAGAAAATAAAGAGTTTTGCAGCATCGagacataaaaaaaacatgttggAAAGCATCTCATTCAAAACAGAGCAAGTGTTGGAGGAGAACAAAGTGAACTTACAGGAGTAGGGGATTATACAGAAAGCGGAAGGACAAGTGTGATTCGTTGACCAAGTCACTCACGAAGAAGACTCGATCCAGAAAGATCTAACTGAAGAGATCCCTCTAGAGACGGatggtttttttaatttttggttgaAGAAAAATGTCAATAAAGAAGACCTTCAACTTTTCACTTTACCTAAAACAAACCCTTTTCGAAAGCCAATTCTGTATTTGACCTTCAACTTTTCACTTTAGTCAAAACAAACCCCttcttagaaagaaaaaaaaatttatcatgcTGTATTGCAGCTTATGGGTTGGGCACTAATTAGTTTCCTATTATTCGTCACTGATCCGTTGTTAAATTATTGCAATTGTCATGTTCGTCATTGTCTACTCACCATTCGTGGTCATGGACATTATTAAAAGCGCCAAAAGCATCATGGCACTTTCTTCAGTGGCTGTTCCAGCAACTGAGCTTCAAGTCCATGATCCCTATAACATTGCTTCCACAGGCTATCAGCCATGGAGGACGTGAGGCAGGTTCCATATTCTACGCTACTGAAATGGTGGAGCTGGCAGATGAGATTGGCGCCACACTGATAAAGGGGTGGAGGAGCAGGTCAGAGTAATGATTCAGTGACGATAACAGACAGGTCGTTAGGGCAAAGAGAAGAGGCATGGAGACCAAGAGCGTCCTTGGACATTGCTATTGTATTCATAGGTAGCAGGGACGAGCGAGAGGCACTAGCTTTTGCTGCACAAGTGGCTCAACACCCTGATGTGAAGTTAAACGTGAAACACGTTTCTTGGAAGACAAGAGCTCTCCGAACGCACAAAACGCAGCAGCATCGTGAAACAGATCGTTTGCggtagaggaagaggaggaaatgAAGCTTGATGACGAGTGTTTGCAGAGTTCTACGAAAGATATATAGCTGGGGGAGGAGGAAGCATTTCACAAATTCTTGGGAGACGTTCACAGCAGTTAAATCGCTGGATGGAGAGTATGGGCTGGTGATTGTTGGAAGAGCTAGTCACTGGCAGCAATGTCCAGAGCTTGGTTCCCATAGGCGATTTCCCCCACAACACATCAATCATTCAGCAGCAGAGGTCAGCTAGAAGGGCTTCATGATGATTTCACCATCATTTGTTCAAATGCACAATCTTAGTAGTTTGGAAGAGTAGTACCTTCAGGGTGACAGGCATTAAGGAGTGTACAATAGTTCAAACTATTTTAACGTTTTTTTCTttggtagagagagagagaaggtaaTCCAAATACTACTACTACTAGCGGCCGGAAATAATATCCAAAACACAGGAAGatttgtttataatttatacAAGCAAAACAAGCAGCTCATTATAAGTCTCCTGGTTGGTGCTTAGATAAGGAAAATGTGATACGTTTCTCCAAGTGCCAATGGAGAACTCTGAGCTCCTTATGCCTGGTTGTTAGTACGGATTCGAGAACCTGGCAACCTCTGCCTGAAAGCGCACAAGGGAAGTGTATAAAATGGAATTCAATAGTAGTTAACAATTCTTCAAGCTAACTCACAACAACATTTATGAACAAGACtcaaaacaaagagagagagagagacttggGTTGGCAATACCTCAAATTGGCTCTTGAGAAAGTCAAGCTCCTTGTCAAGGTCATTGATAGCCTGATTGTATGCTTGCATTGGAGAAGACTGGCTTGTGGTGTGAATctgccaaaaaaaacaaaatcagtttCACACTTAAAACAagatcatccaaaacatttctaaATCAACCATTAATCTGGAACCCTAACACAAATCAAAACAGACACTGCTTATATGTTCGTTCCTAAACTGCATCAAGTTCAAAGCAATTCCAGTAGAGAGAAACATTCAACTTACCCTGACTATGATCTTGTACTTGAGAGGATGAGGAAGTTGGTATCCAGCAAACAACACATTCTCGTCGCGGTGAAGTTGCCTAATCAAACCCccagagagagaaattagagattttcttctgttacaaaaaaaaagttaaatagaGACAATGAAACGTATCGTACATGCGGACGATGTTGCCAATGGTATGGTCTTCCCTCTCAATCGTGAAGGAAGCAGCGTTGATGATCTTCGTGTCCCTCTCATACGAAACCCTAGATTAACATCCAGAGAGGGTTTCAGCACATTACAAAAACATGAAGATTAGAGTAAGCTTTTGAAGTGCAATACTTTTTGGTGCCTTCAGGGACGACGAATCGTTCGTATCGGTCGGGGGCATTCATCGCTGATCGGAGATTCTCGCTTCGGCCGCAGAGACAGTCTCACAGGTTAATCTTCTGACGAACAATGAATtaaaccaaagaagaaaacAACGGCGTCGTTTGGTCTATTTAACGTATATCCACGTGTTCTTTTCTTATTGGTTCAAATCTTCTGGCTCGGATCGGGCTGATAACTCTTAAAATATTTCCTCTTAGGTCCTTAATAATTTAGGCTATTTACAGAAAAGATCTGGTGTGATTTAATTGGGGATAAAgacctaacaaaaaaaaaaaatcaaattatatcagaagaaaaaaaaaagaaaagaaaagagagaagtaAGTCATCAGATCCCTAAAAATCGAACCCGGACGCATAAACCGACTATGGCCTTTCACGTAGCTTGTCCAATTACATGGTATCCTATCTCTTTTCTcttaactctcttttttttgtttgtttgtttgtttgttttagcgCCTCGCGAGAGTGCGTCGTCCTCTAACCCTAACGGCTTTggttatttctttctttcttccttcGCAGCCGTAAAATTTGCGACTGCTTGTTGGGGTATCCTCGGAGTCTCCATGGAAAGGAAGCCAAGGATTTGTTCCTCAACGAGATTCATTCTCTCCAGCACTTGTTGCCTGACCCGTGGGATTCTCGAGTCTCAAAGGAAGGCACCGTTCAGATCCACGTCCCTAAGCTCCCTCCCTCCGATACTGGTGTGGATGATTCGGTAAAGGAGGTTGCTGCATCTTCGGTTTCGAGGCTAGGCAGACACACGGTGGTGCTGAAGAAGGCTGTTGAGAATCGTGCTGCACGTTCTGCTTCTGACGACTTTGAGGTTCGATTCGTGCTTCTCCACCGAACTTGTTTGTTTGTGTCTCAATTTGAATTCAACGATTAATTTGAGGAAATGTAGGCTAGACTTGCTAGTTATATTGTAGCTTTTCTAGTTGATGATGCATTGAAGCTGTATTTTGCTGCGTCGTTTGGGTGTTGACGTATCTGTGTATTCAGCAATGTTAATAGTCTGTTTCTCTATGCAGATGGCGGTCAATGAGCTCAATGAAGTAGATCATGACACTGACAGTGCAAGTGTTACGTGTCCCATGTGCTTTATGGTTGAAGTTGGGAAGAGTGAGAGAGCAAAGATGATTTCTTGCAAGTGTTGTGGCAAGAAGTATCATAGAAACTGCTTGAAGTCTTGGGCTCAACATAGAGGTATCGTTTCATGGCAACGTTATGCTTAATGCTTATACTTGTCCTGCTTATTTTCTTATAGCGGTTATTTTGCTTGCAGATTTGTTTAACTGGAGCTCCTGGGCTTGCCCCTCTTGCCGAACCTGTGAGGTTAGTTTGGACATAACCTTCTCAATGACTAGTCCTGCGCTTTTGCATGTGGGGCTGCTATGAATTTTCCTTAAAAAGCATCGGATGACTGATATATCTTGAAATGTTGTCATTGATTATGTTTCCTTTAGGCCTGTGGAACATCAGGGGATCCAAAGAAGTTGATGTTCTGCAAAAG
The nucleotide sequence above comes from Brassica napus cultivar Da-Ae chromosome A9, Da-Ae, whole genome shotgun sequence. Encoded proteins:
- the LOC106424969 gene encoding DNA-directed RNA polymerases II, IV and V subunit 11; this translates as MNAPDRYERFVVPEGTKKVSYERDTKIINAASFTIEREDHTIGNIVRMQLHRDENVLFAGYQLPHPLKYKIIVRIHTTSQSSPMQAYNQAINDLDKELDFLKSQFEAEVARFSNPY
- the LOC106402658 gene encoding peptidyl-prolyl cis-trans isomerase FKBP42, encoding MDESLETQSQTLDQENEIVTEGSAVVHGEPSQDGSVPPNVDTEVQVLDEKVSKQIIKEGHGSKPSKYSTCFLHYRAWTKHTQHKFEDTWQEQQPIELVLGKEKKEMAGLAIGVSSMKSGERALLHIGWELGYGKDGNFSFPNVPPMADLLYEVEVIGFDETKEGKARSDMTVEERIGAADRRKMDGNNLFKEDKLEEAMQQYEMAIAYMGDDFMFQLYGKYQDMALAVKNPCHLNMAACLIKLKRYDEAIGHCNIVLTEEEKNPKALFRRGKAKAELGQMDSAREDFRKAQKYAPDDNAIRRELRGIAEQEKAVYQKQKEMYKGMFVGREESGGKGKSRNWSIMLWQWLVSLFSRIFGRHRVKAD
- the LOC106402667 gene encoding uncharacterized protein LOC106402667, whose amino-acid sequence is MAALTTFYHPLCSPHNQRTIRQAPSRHSVRSLTVMSCRKQKSPEESEGVIQRTVSKMISAAEKMGKNLKPEKKGDMKDLMLMSLSFAVYVYISQLMVCAYFAWAHVTLPNPSW